In Festucalex cinctus isolate MCC-2025b chromosome 1, RoL_Fcin_1.0, whole genome shotgun sequence, the sequence TGCAGATCTAAAAGCTGcatttgtaattttattctccccccccccaaatttttATTTGCAGGTGTCTTACAGATAGCATCAAAGGAAACTCGGCATTCGTTCCTCGATACCATTCATCCGCAATTGTCCTCTCCCTGCAGTCGTCAATGTTTGGTGTCGGAAAGGTGAGATGGTTAAATGACCACTCTAAGCAGTGATTTGGAGcttgcgtttttttgttttgtttttttaaatccaggtgtATATCCACTGTAAACTTGTCGCATGGGACCCTGAAGTCCTTGATGAAACCAAGAAAGCATGTCAATATTCAAAGCAGACTGGCGGGCAAGTATTgcactgacccccccccccccccccccccccaccaccaccacatatttatactttttgttttattcttagATGGGAATTAATAGATGACCCATCCCAGAGTGACTTGTGCAGCTGCTGTGATGACACCTGCAAAACTCGGTCCAAAAGAGGAATTGAATGGAGtaaatttgtacttttttcttATTTACTAATTTGAGTTGTACCTCTTAAGTCGCTCTATCACCTCTCTCTTTAGGATCTCAGGGGCTGAGTCAACTTTCAGTGTTGGGGCCTTTGATCATCGTGGATATGTCAGACAGAAGAAGAAGTTTGATGGCTTAAAAAGATGGAGCCCTTTGCTTCTGATAAGCATGTTGTGCAGAGAATAAAATGCTGTTGGACCCACTGAATGTTTCATTGACTTTATTAGTAACCTCTGAATGAATTTACCCTGTGTGGCAGCTCTCCCCTCAATCTCAAGTCTGTTGTATTACCCTGTAAGAGCATAGCGCCACAGCAGGATTCCAGAAAACATGGTAGAAGAAATGTAAGCTAGGCTATTAGCTAGCTGGTAACTCTATTTTAGTGAATGACTAACATGTAACAATTAGTTCCTTTTAAATACTGTTGCCGCTCAGTGTCACTGTTGATTGAAGGTGGCATCACCTGTGCTCAGGACCAGGTAATGACAAATCATGGCTCTGTTTCCTGCCCAAACGAGCTGTGATTTGTCCTTACCTGAGCaccagtgatgtcattttcagtcacgaATGGTTTAAAGGTTCTCTTGAAATGTCACAATTGTAGAGGATATTCTCTTACTGCTAAAAATTGCTCATTGACTTCAACTTCATTGACATACTTGAAGCTTAGACTGGGAAACCATCTCCTCTGTAGTGTAAATTCCAAACGTTTTATTCTGGAGGCAACATTCAGTGATGGTGACAAAATGTTCACTAATGAATGAAAAGATGTGTGTAGGAATGCACATGCCTGAGTTGTGTGCAGACAAAGTAGGTTCAGTTCCTACTTGGTGTCAATTGTTCATCTCTAAATACACCCTGTGACTTAATGGCAACCCGATTTGGGTGTAGTCCACCCTTTGCCCGTACTGTAGACGGCTGCattgaaaacggatggatggactaatCACTGATGTTGGGCcgaaacctcataagtcacaatttggcaaatgcAATGCAGTCAAATAACATTAAATAGATAAttgtaataaaatcaaaaataaataaatatgctccAATTATTTCTGTGATGTCAATGTGATGGAACAGTTGGTAAGCGATtcggaaaatgaatgaataaatgaatattaaTAATGGTAATGCTCAACAGTAGGCACATGTAAAAACCACAAACTTCCTAAATGGACTTTTGCACTATTCTAATTACTAatgtttagtaggggtgtgaattgcctagtacctgacgattcgatttgtatcacgattcacaggtcacgattcgattcgataccgattaatcccgatacgaatttataagtcgattgttgcgattttttttcattcaaatttagaaaatactaatcagtaagcttgtagagtgtaagatttatatgaaaatgtattatttatttagctgaaatttcagtcttatagaggttgtaatctgtttcatgtttgaacagcattaaaataaaatattaaggcttaatgttccgttcatataacattcttccatgctcaaggtgtgaatcctaacccgaagtcagacgttttgttgaatatttttccattaaaaatggaagtttaaaaatcgattcatacacacacacaaaaaaaaaaaaggcaatgatgataagacgttgaatcggtaagactaccgaatgaacaattctgagcttttaaaaaaaaaaaaaaaatcgattttttttattgaatcgattcgagaatcgcgcgatgtagtatcgcgatatatcaccgaatcgattttttttttaacacccctaatgtttagtatcacaaactatgtaaattgttgcccattcggcatccattgcagcctggtcatcctggaaggggggTTACCACATCTGTGACACCTTCtcgaagttgttttttttttttttgagtttttccttGCTCTTTTGTGGTTGGATCAGGGGATGTCATTGGGGTTTGTCAGCTGTGGGTATGTGAAGCTCTTTGAGactcttgtgtgattaagggctgaataataaatttgacttgacaAACTTTGACCATCCCTTGAAAGATACATGTATGTAAGCtactgctgtcaaagttaaagcattaactcattgactatcacaaaattatcacattaatcacgtattaatgcagatgaatcacactattaattttgaccacagcttatcctttagcttgacagcggatggttacgttaaaggtagcacaggtagtgttgagcaataaacataagtacatgcattcaagtaaagcatttaatcaaagtttgcgtatgacattcagaatattaaaattctaataaaataaaataaattatgcaagtaatgaactgattagaaaaagagggggATGAGCGTGTGCTGTGGATCAAAAAATTTTGAAGACTTCCTCAAATCattaaatattgaaattaaCATAACTTGTTCTTCatatttggtgggcaaaaaatgttgataaaagcctttttaattgagTGATTAATCATAATTCATTAAAACTCTAAGAtgagattaatctgatttaaaaaattaattgtttgacagctctaatgtaAACATATGAATAATATTTGTTCTATGGAATTGTATTCAGTTATTTTCAACAGAATATTCTATTCATTTTGTAATATGTATGTagattttaaattttgttttatccGATCAAATTTCAGAATCTGCACAGGGTCATCAGAGTCACGAGTGCTAGCCGGTGTAGTGTAAACAATATTTTCAATTGCAGTGtttctttaaccaatcagattttaAATTTTCTAGCTGGAAAACAAGATTGTTAGCACTTTCCCATCCCCTGATTGGTCAGTGTGAGCAAGCTAAATTCAACTAGCAAAAATTTGATAAACTGAATATTTGGTGAGTAtgatgtattttaaatgttctatgtttttatgttaCTAGATAAATGTTGACACTTAACTGCCCCATAgatattgtatttgtatttacagttgattttatttatttgttttttctttattgtgATGTGATCTTGGTGGTAAATCAGGTAAACCCCACCGAAGGCCCACTCCAAGAGCACTCTTTCACCaattgatcatttgaaaatgtaagaaATGCTGAATGTGGAAAGAGCTCATTGTAATCATCTGCACCTGAGCTGGTTGGCACACACCAGGTGAAACCGTTTGACTTGATTGTTACCATCCAGTCAGAGTGAATAAAAACAGCATCGGTGTAGGAAGCACATGTTCAGTCATGATGGCTTTCGTTTGGCATAGTGCATTGCTTCTGAGCTTCGCTGCCGCCATTGCAGTGTATGCAGGTAATGTGTTGGTGAGAGTTTTTCAATTTGGTGTTGTGCTGATTTAGGTTTCGTATGTTTGTTCCTCACAAGATGTCAAGCTGGACTGTCGGCCTGATTTTGTGACACTGGTGTGGACGGAAACCAGACACCATGCTGATACGTCACTTTTCCGTTTGGGCACTTGCGCTCCCGCCAGCTCATCAGTTCGGGAGGCAACTTTCAATGCGGAGTATACAGACTGTAACTTCAGAACAATGGTGACTACCTGTTTATGCCATCACTTTGTAGTTTTGTTCCCTTTTAACATTCACACTTTGTCATAGGTGACCGAGAACAAAGTAGTGCACACCAATGACCTGCTTTATTTGTCTCCTGATTCTCAAGTACAAACATTAGTCCACCCCGTTATTTGCGTATTTGACAGGTTGGTTGGTATTGATTACTTCACAAATGGCTGTGTTTGATGTtggaatttaattttattgtacaaaatgtgttGCAGGCCTAAAGGATGGTCCCCAAACACCTATGAGCCAGTATTCTCGACCTATGGCCAATCGGGTCTGGTGTTTCATATGGCACTTATGAACGGTGAGTTCATAACTAAAATTTACACCATTGTGAGCTCAACTTGACTcatctttcatttttattttttttgtgcaagatGACTTCACCGGCCCAGCTGAATCAAGCCGTTTTGCTCTCGGTTCATTCATCCCAATTGCGGCACGCGTGGAAGAGAATGCGCATCAGCCAATGCTCCTGCTGATGGAGGAATGCATAGCTACAACTACACCACAGCCACAGACTGATCATTTTTACAGCATTATCGGCAACAAGGGGTACTGTCTAATGGTGAAACTTctgcaatagtttttttttttaattcttttttttcttcattcatagATGTCTGCTGGACAGTAAGTTGTCACGTTCCAGATTTCAACCAAGGGAGATCTCATCAGAAATCAGACTATACCTTCAAGCATTCAAATTTGCTCTTGAAGAGGAggtgacttattttttttaaatacccccTAAATTTCCAAAATTGATGTTAACCAAGCATGTGTATGCTGTTCAAAACAGGTGTTTATCCACTGTAAACTTCTAGCTTGGGATCCATCTGGTATTGACATCACTAAAAAGGCATGCAACTTTGTCAAAGGGCATGGGTcagtcgtttttgttttgcctcattcGTACTTTGTATTCCACAAATCGGAATGCCGAGTATTAAAGCAACATTTTTGGGATGACATCACCTTTACCAAATGCCTCTCCGTTCAGTTGGGAGTTGGTGGACAATCCCGCACATAAGTTGTGTGACTGCTGTGAAACCACTTGCAAGTCCAGGTGGTCAAGGAGTGTGCATTCAGGTATGAGTTTCTCCACACCACCCAAAAAGTCATGCTGGTCTGAAAGTACTCTTGTACTTGCAGGGAAGCATGGAGTCGTCCAGAAtgcagtccttggacccctgacTATCACTGAAGATGGCGCATAAAGTAAATGGCAAATATCTATTTCAGACATGTGGACATTAATTGCATAATGTGTTCTTTCCAACAGGCATGGACCAGAATGCAAGCTTCTGTTTTGACGTCACAAACTGCTGACTGAGTCTGTTGATTTTCTTGCATCAAATTGTATCCAATAAATATCTGGAACACATACGCCTATTTTTATTCCCCTCTCCTGTATTGTAAAGTATGCCCTGTAAAACTTTTTGTAAATTTACAGTAGGGTCTCAAAAGACCtcatattgtgtttttggtCAGAGGCTCAGAGCCCGCATGTATGCTTACTATTGTGTTGGCGCTGTACATGCGTAGCATACTACAGCGTGTCTGGGGTTACTTGTGTCACTTTATTTCTTGCAATCAAATGTGTGCCAGGTGAAAGACTGACAAattgtcacactatatggggtaagatgtcatTTTGCAACTTGACAGCCAGAGAAACTGATCCTAAAGTTAGTCACTAAATATTAAACATGCCCCCATTAAAACAAAACTGGCCCTTCCAGAGGCAGTTTAAGGCCCCTGTGCACTAATCTTTATATAGCACACGTGGGATGGGTTATCTTGGCAAAGATGTGCTCACAATCACAAATTTGGACTGCtttgagagaaattgtgatACTGTGGAATTTTTAGTTCCTTTGGATTTACCtcaaatgggagcaaaaacaagcgtttatatttttgagtATATGAGCCAGAAATAAATGCCTCTTTACGCCACAAGGTAAACAGTCAAGACAGGCCCTGTTAAGATCATGCCAAAATATATGCCACAAAATGACTAtggaaatgtaatttctttacagTATTTCTATGAAAAACTAATTCAGCAGATCATGTCAATGATGCAATCAATATTCTACCTAGCATAAAAATGTCAATCTTTAAAGTTTTGTGACATAAGAATGCTGCCAGCAGACGTGGTTGGTAATTCACCTTTTTGTCTTCACACAACCGGTGTTCACTAACACTCGGGCACAAgaatgcaaaacagaaacacacAATAGTTACAGTATGAAAATGTGACTCTCATACCGATGATTGagcagttttatttttcacaCTCTGTGGGTTCAGAATTACCCTGTGTGGTGTAGTAATTAATACAGTATACAATTCTGGCTtactttaaatttgtatttttttttttttaatgatacatCGAGTTTAAAGGTACAATCTTTACAGTAGGCTACTGTACTAAAGAGGAtgtgttttccctttttttttttttttttttttttttttaaaccaaagtgTTGGGAAGGCTTCAAACACAGCCTCCTAAcagttgtcttaaaaaaaaaaaaaaaaaaaaaaaaaaagtaattaattaaaaaaaataaatgtaaaaactaACAGTTGTCTGGTCTTTGCTCAAAGTTGCTGTTAGAGAGGTTCTGAATGTTTATGGATACAGTCCctgattcttttcaattttgtatttataaatatttgtttcatttatatGTAGTGTGTTTACATCCATCCCGAAGTTCAGTGGCTCTCTCATCAGTCGCAGGTTGACTGCCTCGTGAGCtactgctagcatgctaacagctGCTAACTGTTGTCCATGTTTGTCTGCCACTTCTTAGATTTCCGGGAGGTAAGATTGCTAAAATATTAGAGAATGTTTCTATTTAATAGTGTAAGTATATTATGTTTGTAGTAACACCcgaaatttcattttaaaatttgaattgGCAACAGCTCTCCAAGCTAACACATGAAGACATTTAATAGTAGCTAACAAGCTTAGGGTGACCATACTTCCGTTTTTGTCCGGACATGTGCTCCTTTTGGGGTCAAAAATAGAACCTGGCCGGATTTTCAAATTCCCTGTGAAATGTCCATATTTTGTGTCTTTGCTGGCCGTTTCACTCCAAGTGCACTCTTTCACTCAACAGCAGATTTAAGCGCATGTGTGACCTGCATTCAACCCAGAATTAGCAACAGCCTCTCTATACCCGCTGTTATTTGTCAGATTATCGgcccattttcttattttatgcaAGCCAGGCAAGAGGCGCCCACCTTCCTGTCTTCgcaaaagtcataaaaatatagtattgtggtgatgagaacataattcacccacggaaccttgggacgaaggaggagttggatgggatgaaaggatgaaaggataaaagaacaaaatgttggtaggtctgtgagcctcgcgcagagtgggttgttgctgttaaacgctgagaagctgatgtcaataaatcgctggtctttggctccggacttcaacactctgcctccgactcccgtcactactcgctacattggtgaccccgacatccgcctcgttgacgtttccgaggctgagaatttgatcgaattgagcgacatggcgaactccgctggtctcaagttaccggagttttgggagtcggccgcggcgacgtggtttgtacaagctgaagctcagtttgccattcggggaattacggacgattccacgcgctactaccacgtcgtgtccgcgctcgggagctccacggcggccagagccgtgagttttatcacctctcccccggcacgggatatgtacgcgcagggccggccctacatgatttggtaccctaggcgaaaatgtacatggtagccccccccccccaatcccattaaaaaaaaaaaaaaaaaaaaaaaaaaaaaaaattatacatatattatatttaatagcacaccacacaataaataccaaattccacaaacaaataaaaataagaaaaataacagaagtacaatgcaatgcaacttttgattgcaatttttgcaaaatgacagtatttaaaacctcaaaatgttttcactatgtacattaataattgtgtaagatacaaaaaatagtaaatgtatcaatatacaaactttgatatatcgtaaaactttggcaataaggtgattcacagataatgtgaatagtgtgcaaaaaaacttcactaaataacttaggaacataacggcaaatacttaaaatagtgcacgccgggacctccttgcagcaaaggcatcaattggtgcgtcaaaggatagctgcctggatacttcttgattgatgctgataagtgccactctagttagccgttcttgtgacatggtagaccttaaatagtttttattagtttaagcttggaaaagcatctctcagctgatgctacagtcactggtatggtagcggccactctgagtgctacccacatgttgggatagatttctcttaagttttttctcctctagaaaagttaaaagttccatgcttgacatattggattttggccaggaaggaaatgactgcatctctgctaagagtttttttttattttttattttttgtaatttattagagtacatattgcacaaataagtagaccccgagaaaaaggcttgttaattccaggcctagcagacatgttgctacccataacagtcatggagctcatagaaaatactagatgtagtcgtttttgttgtgggttgctttttttttttttttttgcattagttaatttgattaaattgaagattttgtaatctatgcatcctattacaaccttactttcatgttgtgagtcaagtgcgtattctacagaaaatattttgtcaatattttggaaattgttcttatgtttattgagatattgaacatccatccatccatccattttcttgaccgcttattcctcacaagggtcgcggggagatattgaacaaaatctttacatttttcaaaggtggtatactcatatatgctgagcactgtacatgatgcagcaatagctgatataactgaaatagtcacctggatctagaagatcgagctttgtgtcactcaaagtactgctgattggtgcttgactggctgttgcttcagctgtacatgaaacaaaatacatcacttcaaattattttggtgttaaagcagggaaaacaaatccatttgcatcatgatagaatacaatgtcagaaattatggctgtgtattaaatgcaccatccatgcacttacattcagtagcctttggtgaagatgacactgaaggattgtttaccacagcttctgcaggtgcttgttgtggctgcaaatattttctcagcgcatctagttaaaaaaataatgcatttactatatcgatgtttacattaaaccagcacataattcttattttcaataaattaataaattaatgtggttatgtgaaacaatgacttgtgcaaatccatttgcaggtatctggacttactggctgttttagtttaaactcagcaagcgttgccccactcttgtgtgcaaagtagctactagcatggatgtaatggtgcagtaaacaagttacaagcaagctaagaagctaacgctattttcgtgtttattttataaacaatgatgattgactgacatacatacctctaccctgggcccgtttttcctcctcctttcgccgctttcttaatgcagcaattgaattgtgtttaaaaaaaaaaaattttttcctttctgcaatttgccgccccctccacaagatggcgccctaggcgaccgcctagctcgcctgtagcctgggccGGCCCTGTGTACGCGGGGCTCAAAGCGTACCTCCTTAAGACCTTCGAGCTGTCACGGCCGGAAAGGGCTCGccgccttttcgccatccagggcctgggggacagtaagccgtccgagctaatggaaaaaatgctgaacctgcttggcgaggaggagccgaactttttgtttattgaactgtttctgcgccacatgcctcctcatgtccagacagcgctagcgaacactaccatctccgagccacgtgctctggcggaggaagctgaccgttttttcctggccacccagcgtcacaaccacgaggtcttggcttCTGCGCgcgccttcccagtcccggcggccgcaacgacacctcataaggcacgcgctgccgtggatggccgatcagcccctggcttatgctattttcacgcacgttttggaaccaaggcgaagaggtgctgcgccccttgctcctttgttacGTTGGAAAACggcaacgcctccactcagttgcagctgtgagtgggggcgcacagtgccggctgctgtttatcatggacaccctctccagactcaaattcctttgtgactccggcgcccgcagaagcgtgttgcctgcctcggctgaagatgctgccgggggcactcacggcccgcacctgtcagcgacCATCGATGCAcctatccggacctacggcactaagacagcggatgtatgttttggggagcgccgattcacttgggactttgtcactgcagacatttcttttccccttcttggcgcggactttttgtgtgcccacagtctactggtggatgttaaaaatggccgcctgttgaTAGAGGGAGaaggaactacatttcccatcgcgagatgctgtgactatcgcgtgaccggtagcgagactgggaaaatctaacatggcggcgctctgctgctaaaatagaattagctttatatttctaattaaacccgaatttaatgattagataaattcgatttttttcttttctaagaaagatcggaaatattatccagtgtggacgacctcgaacgttttattgacgatcatttttatagctgcgcgatggatgagccggcggctagtcgggataatccttcggaaaaaaaaaggaaaaatgactcgtcaacagacacggacgatttagcaaccgccgacgtatcggtgagtatgctggattccataaataaaaaacttgacgtcctctgtcttatccgcgaggacgtcaaagaattaaaggcaagtttggaattcgttagccaacaggtaagcgatctccaatgcgataactccgagctacgctcctctctcgtcgctgtcacagccgagttggagacgattaaaaaggaaaataaaatgctaaaggaaacggtcttagatgttcaatcccgtagtatgcgggaaaatctaatattctcaggtatatccgaaaattctccagataatccagagggtgagataaaaaaattcatgacatcatcgctaaagatcccacaggagacggtaaataatatctcttttcaccgtgtacaccggctcggagctcgtaagggcaataagccccgtcctattattgctaagttcgaacattttaaacataaagaattggtaaaaagtaaaggacgggagctcaaagggacatctttcgggatgaatgatcaattcccaagagagataaacgagcggcgaaaagtactgtttcctatcatgaaacaaaatagacaggagggtaaacggacttcgatggtcgttgataaattatatatcgacggccagctattccgaaacccaacctcgaccccttggctgttctaactgacaattggtagagccgagcattgtgtgattatttgacgtaggtatatgtatatgtatgtgtatgtatatgtgtatatatgtatatatatgtatatgtatatgtatgta encodes:
- the LOC144004008 gene encoding zona pellucida sperm-binding protein 3-like, which encodes MMAFVWHSALLLSFAAAIAVYADVKLDCRPDFVTLVWTETRHHADTSLFRLGTCAPASSSVREATFNAEYTDCNFRTMVTENKVVHTNDLLYLSPDSQVQTLVHPVICVFDRPKGWSPNTYEPVFSTYGQSGLVFHMALMNDDFTGPAESSRFALGSFIPIAARVEENAHQPMLLLMEECIATTTPQPQTDHFYSIIGNKGCLLDSKLSRSRFQPREISSEIRLYLQAFKFALEEEVFIHCKLLAWDPSGIDITKKACNFVKGHGWELVDNPAHKLCDCCETTCKSRWSRSVHSGKHGVVQNAVLGPLTITEDGA